From one Asterias amurensis chromosome 10, ASM3211899v1 genomic stretch:
- the LOC139942752 gene encoding dorsal-ventral patterning protein tolloid-like has translation MHGGNNCGSPNISVGTNPVSLTSPGYPGVYPNSIDCQWEIRAPDWVYVVVSIQDFYTWRFDFVYIDGTLLDGHSASIGLHRTTRLKSIAFTSLTSIRFATDEFDAGRGFLLQLQGTNDTSSCHLEDDFDCRNGICVAAQTRCDGNLDCRFGPEDLSYVDEEDCDYCGSSNVSVGTAPVSLTSPGYPGDYLNSIYCQWEIRAPDWVSVVVSIQDFYTEEGYDFVYIDGTLLDGHTASIKLNGITQLKSIAFTSLTTLYIRFTTSLTFSERGFLLQLQGTNDTTSCHLEDDFDCRNGICVAAQTRCDGNLDCRFGPEDLSYVDEEDCDYCGSPNISVGTAPVNLTSPGYPEDYPNSIDCQWEIRAPDWVSVVVSIQDFSTELLDYVYIDGTLLDGHTASIALFITTRLKSIAFTSLTSIRFAADEFDAGRGFLLQLQGTNDTSSCHLEDDFDCRNRICVAAQARCDGNLDCRFGPEDLSYVDEEDCGEDHSINVGVIVALVAVIVVFAVGVGFGCRCLVVGVVV, from the exons ATGCACGGTGGCA ATAACTGTGGTTCACCAAACATTTCAGTTGGAACAAATCCAGTCAGTCTGACATCACCAGGCTATCCAGGAGTCTATCCTAACTCAATAGATTGCCAGTGGGAGATCAGGGCTCCAGACTGGGTATATGTGGTGGTGTCCATACAAGATTTTTACACATGGCGATTTGACTTTGTTTACATTGATGGCACCCTTCTTGATGGACACAGCGCGTCAATTGGACTACATAGAACCACACGACTGAAGTCCATTGCATTTACCTCATTGACCTCTATCCGCTTCGCAACTGACGAATTTGACGCAGGAAGGGGTTTTCTTCTACAACTTCAAGGCACCAATG ATACAAGTTCCTGCCACTTGGAGGATGACTTCGATTGTAGGAATGGGATTTGTGTCGCTGCACAAACAAGGTGTGATGGTAATCTTGACTGCCGATTCGGTCCAGAAGACTTATCATATGTGGATGAAGAGGATTGTG ATTACTGTGGTTCATCAAACGTTTCAGTTGGAACAGCTCCAGTCAGTCTGACATCACCAGGCTATCCAGGGGACTATCTTAACTCAATATATTGCCAGTGGGAGATCAGGGCTCCAGACTGGGTGTCTGTGGTGGTGTCCATACAAGATTTTTACACAGAGGAGGGATATGACTTTGTTTACATTGATGGCACCCTTCTTGATGGACACACCGCGTCAATTAAACTAAATGGAATCACACAACTAAAGTCCATTGCATTTACCTCATTGACGACACTTTATATCCGCTTTACAACTAGCTTAACATTTTCAGAGAGGGGTTTTCTTCTACAACTTCAAGGCACCAATG ATACAACTTCCTGCCACTTGGAGGATGACTTCGATTGTAGGAATGGGATATGCGTCGCTGCACAAACAAGGTGTGATGGTAATCTTGACTGCCGATTCGGTCCAGAAGACTTATCATATGTGGATGAAGAGGATTGTG ATTACTGTGGTTCTCCAAACATTTCAGTTGGAACAGCTCCAGTCAATCTGACATCACCAGGCTATCCAGAGGACTATCCTAACTCAATAGATTGTCAGTGGGAGATCAGGGCTCCAGACTGGGTGTCCGTGGTGGTGTCCATACAAGATTTTTCCACAGAGTTACTTGACTATGTTTACATTGATGGCACCCTTCTTGATGGACACACCGCGTCAATTGCACTATTTATAACCACACGACTGAAGTCCATTGCATTTACCTCATTGACCTCTATCCGCTTCGCAGCTGACGAATTTGACGCAGGAAGGGGTTTTCTTCTACAACTTCAAGGCACCAATG ATACAAGTTCCTGCCACTTGGAGGATGACTTCGATTGTAGGAATAGGATATGCGTCGCTGCACAAGCAAGGTGTGATGGTAATCTTGACTGCCGATTCGGTCCAGAAGACTTATCATATGTGGATGAAGAGGATTGTGGTGAGGACCATAGCATTAATGTTGGTGTTATTGTCGCCCTTGTAGCTgtaattgttgtttttgctgttggTGTTGGTTTCGGTTGTCGTTGCCTTGTCGTTGGCGTCGTCGtttga